From one Mesomycoplasma ovipneumoniae genomic stretch:
- a CDS encoding IS3 family transposase: protein MSRHFKKDEFDMIYKIYNEFGLKQTINYINDISPDTNFITRDQLVRRIKKIIRYYNNGMQDQLLDKKGARRKPGSGKPKKQIEPDWNEFTKQELIEIAKRYYETNKDKSKSGKLSEAKTLNIPYSKSAKIFNVCRQSVAKSKTRVIKVKEHKNDAIIKKSFFDNKGRYGRLRLSAYISMKYNIYINPRSLGRHLKRLNLVCKIRKRRRKSEIKNTKFALPDIVKRDYNDKLNRNIFATDVTYIKAPRDVKENHVFLSVIIEHKTKKIRDFKLSVNNDLNLVMDNIKTFRSIDKDFVIHSDHGFQYTSKVYIDKINKMGGTVSLSRIGNSLDNREAEYWFSIIKSECLNELNYSKITFEDLKKIIADYIFWYNNYRIQSILNWKTPQQYAMML from the coding sequence ATGTCAAGACACTTTAAAAAGGACGAGTTTGATATGATTTATAAAATTTACAATGAATTTGGATTAAAACAAACAATAAATTATATAAATGATATTTCGCCAGATACAAATTTTATAACCAGAGATCAACTAGTTCGAAGAATCAAAAAAATTATTAGATATTATAATAATGGTATGCAAGACCAATTATTAGATAAAAAGGGTGCAAGGAGAAAGCCAGGGAGTGGCAAACCTAAAAAACAAATTGAACCCGATTGAAACGAATTTACAAAACAAGAATTAATAGAAATAGCTAAGAGATATTACGAAACCAACAAAGATAAATCAAAATCAGGAAAACTTAGTGAAGCCAAAACACTAAATATTCCCTACAGCAAATCTGCAAAAATTTTTAATGTATGTAGACAATCAGTGGCAAAATCTAAAACTAGAGTTATAAAAGTAAAGGAGCACAAAAATGATGCAATAATTAAAAAATCCTTTTTTGATAACAAAGGTAGATACGGTCGCCTAAGGTTGAGTGCTTATATTTCTATGAAATATAATATTTACATTAACCCTCGAAGTCTTGGAAGACATTTAAAAAGATTGAATTTAGTATGCAAAATTAGAAAACGAAGAAGAAAGAGCGAAATTAAGAACACCAAATTCGCACTTCCGGATATTGTTAAACGCGACTACAATGATAAATTAAATAGAAATATTTTTGCTACTGATGTTACATATATAAAAGCTCCCAGAGATGTTAAGGAAAACCATGTATTTTTGTCTGTAATAATTGAGCATAAAACTAAAAAAATCAGAGATTTTAAATTATCTGTAAACAATGATCTTAATTTAGTTATGGATAATATAAAGACATTCAGGTCTATTGATAAAGATTTTGTTATTCATTCGGACCATGGATTTCAATACACTTCAAAAGTCTATATTGACAAAATAAATAAAATGGGAGGAACTGTTTCGTTGTCTCGCATAGGAAATTCTTTGGATAATAGGGAGGCTGAATATTGATTTTCAATTATAAAAAGTGAATGCTTAAACGAGTTAAACTATAGCAAAATAACTTTTGAAGATCTGAAAAAAATAATTGCAGATTATATATTTTGATACAACAATTATAGAATTCAATCGATTTTAAATTGAAAAACACCACAGCAATATGCTATGATGTTATAA
- a CDS encoding Mbov_0401 family ICE element transposase-like protein yields the protein MNKFYNPAFYNSEEKSILLENLVRKIEEEDKKFLEKINQIKDQGLHSKIKRKLKTEYGKIQVEVNRYWKKVSIGDENGEVIGQKKVIFYSDFFKELVQKGKTITNSLIEKIIGLCFEVKYGSSLSRIFSKVISVGSVNLILKRLNVDNEIYNFKTLASNQSYINLAVDDSFHRVVENRKTYKVKNRMLVLYLGKRNGKVYGKTNILQVRKIGNRTQNIYELAAKIKEIILQIYGKKLDIVVYGDGAPWIKTLSKHLGAIYILDKFHLLKKLSDLVSLKNNNSLNHFLFAQKYPKLYQKLLNYFEKKQSNDVVLELRQIMKYLKIESEKHVLLFSKISQKIEEVGEFLRYVISNMEAINQLFSFKSASSCTEGFVASLVKFNIKIKYSSFSFDRYFNNLKLNHLYKNTNLILI from the coding sequence ATGAATAAATTTTATAATCCTGCTTTTTATAATAGTGAGGAAAAATCAATTTTACTTGAAAATCTAGTTAGAAAAATTGAGGAAGAAGACAAGAAATTTTTGGAAAAAATTAACCAGATTAAAGACCAAGGTCTTCATTCCAAAATTAAACGAAAATTAAAAACTGAATATGGAAAAATACAAGTTGAAGTTAATCGGTATTGAAAAAAAGTTTCAATAGGCGACGAAAACGGTGAAGTAATAGGACAGAAAAAAGTAATTTTTTATTCAGATTTTTTCAAAGAATTGGTTCAAAAAGGAAAAACAATTACAAACTCACTAATTGAAAAAATTATTGGTTTATGCTTTGAAGTGAAATATGGAAGTTCCCTTTCCAGAATATTTAGCAAGGTAATTTCGGTTGGATCAGTAAACTTAATATTAAAAAGATTGAACGTAGATAATGAAATTTATAATTTTAAAACATTAGCTAGTAATCAAAGTTATATTAATCTGGCAGTTGATGATTCGTTTCACAGGGTAGTCGAAAATAGAAAAACTTATAAGGTTAAAAATAGAATGCTAGTCTTATATTTAGGTAAGAGAAACGGTAAAGTTTATGGCAAAACTAACATTCTGCAAGTTAGAAAAATAGGAAATAGAACGCAAAATATTTACGAGCTAGCAGCAAAAATTAAGGAAATAATTTTGCAAATTTATGGCAAAAAATTAGATATTGTTGTCTATGGTGATGGCGCACCATGAATTAAAACGTTATCAAAACACCTTGGCGCAATTTACATTTTAGATAAATTTCATTTATTAAAAAAACTTTCAGACTTAGTCTCGCTAAAAAATAATAACTCCCTAAATCATTTTTTATTTGCGCAAAAATATCCAAAACTTTATCAAAAGTTATTAAATTATTTTGAGAAAAAACAAAGTAATGATGTTGTTTTAGAGCTACGCCAAATAATGAAATATCTTAAGATTGAATCAGAAAAACATGTTTTACTTTTTAGTAAAATATCCCAAAAAATTGAAGAAGTAGGGGAATTTTTGCGGTATGTAATTTCTAATATGGAAGCAATTAACCAACTATTTTCATTCAAAAGCGCAAGCAGTTGCACTGAAGGTTTTGTTGCTAGTTTAGTAAAATTTAATATTAAAATCAAGTACTCAAGTTTTTCTTTTGATAGATATTTTAATAACTTGAAACTAAATCATTTGTATAAAAATACTAATTTAATTCTGATCTAA
- a CDS encoding Mbov_0398 family ICE element protein encodes MTKNKKKSIEYKMKNKKTQRAALFLQFTNPDEAKLIDDLKFKILQNGKKPTVVIKDFLIEILQKENFQKSFSEVKNDVFYSFRKASYISQIPFYLKLDEFRKENELMIDLLNKKVNLLINLLYEFTKKDIAEFSPNDTENFYYFQKLEEDMSVKIAHLKSKNASRKREMEVFYDNFKNYDENAENNNTDHFVGEK; translated from the coding sequence ATGACTAAAAACAAAAAGAAAAGTATTGAATATAAAATGAAAAATAAAAAAACTCAACGAGCAGCTTTATTCTTGCAATTTACAAACCCTGATGAAGCAAAATTAATCGATGATTTAAAGTTTAAAATACTTCAAAATGGCAAAAAACCAACAGTAGTAATTAAGGATTTTTTGATAGAAATTCTGCAAAAAGAAAATTTTCAAAAATCATTTTCTGAAGTAAAAAATGATGTATTTTACTCTTTTAGAAAAGCTAGCTATATTTCTCAAATACCTTTTTATTTAAAGTTGGATGAATTTAGAAAAGAAAATGAATTAATGATTGATCTGCTTAATAAAAAAGTGAATCTTTTGATTAATTTGTTGTACGAATTTACAAAAAAAGATATTGCTGAATTTTCGCCTAACGACACTGAAAATTTTTATTATTTTCAAAAACTAGAAGAAGACATGAGCGTAAAAATAGCACATTTAAAATCTAAAAACGCAAGCAGAAAACGTGAAATGGAAGTTTTTTACGATAATTTTAAAAATTATGATGAAAATGCTGAAAACAATAATACAGACCATTTTGTAGGAGAGAAATAA
- a CDS encoding Mbov_0399 family ICE element protein: MKNTIFKVLPILVFSSSIFFNLSAIVEPNYIKKDQWDTEYLPVNNTFNVEQEYDVDIALNESNKGKWEIEIFANTYYAVELSNRVKTVIKLDDSWFSRYEFILNKYDTTGYNRYSRQLIKMKDGTYSLNKTLGGIGSYNNFAHHFNNINFEKSINEDIFFTVLDVNIQNKDYSKKYNIFLNTNSKKGVKQKLIDFFKNLKNSKNENWDLNNFKLNDFKLYFEYTVQNNKIIKIKTIASGNYSAREENITKNEKIDKLNKYLANISNSFESNFKNKFSILTDTGAEKGINAPAPKEQNPPNNNLKSNKTYFHNLVNEWFDKVKTQNDNSYKASFWYNYDSFGNPTRAYIKFTHPIDGQIWQYELSNNIKTEWVPTEYFRKKEFSDRLKFIPSQIYKYSDSYKGLYRELDQKKDITDQDEEAKKLKEESSKQPKQNDKNLTYGGKFEFLGDVKVQFAGNKEESEIMYINDKPVDVLNSNFEAILQDLRLEDKENGGINTYKIEIKKFKRDNNTKENKEVEKTYRVDIVIKSITSVLEGKWFAWDPERNKEQKELISPTMLDANGNEVKDSDNNPIQNPNYDPFIDPKTGTKKQLIWVNFDNNLFDNSIFYPDNSLIQTGFIAEASVVGKGINLVFAKNFENDKALIKRYAIDKNQTNKFVLGNNVTYFSSNSTNSQGEEINIYNNQNNYFSKEGLWLYRTGFKQDNNGNKGQNGFKIFLIGDNDNKKLFTDLIDNSAFIPFWSSPAGQNLSTYLRLVRKFSQEKINKLSYEAIMSYWKSFINYKLDQGKIIDPVQDELEKKLDNAIEEYLKKNQPNVNQKINLDLDLGKLNDVLSENQKSALNISNGSNKARVEFELKSNHDNKYIFELSKSQDLNWNRNFQFLNPKLESVIQKEKNGKTEINLHESIEKGIEELLKENPNISKKQLQDLIPSKLSQWVNNSNIYSIFKLKDNSKFEIEFGTFDENLYLSKNKFEFDLDSLQEKAIENQNIFDQLPEKIINLKGITDSEKAVEYIKNQIKDLSNSKLVFNKDFRFSSIDPLLKNEEIFRPQNGNPNNLEFARWIKLGLEGIKLPGFAKLKIVNVVANNRIPKMNDLSSINLGTIKIDSENQEEIAKQIIDGLNNQLEKYNLNLKDYFKELNLTNLLNTIKHNKLSNFTLEPNNFLTTGNLKFNVDNFKFDLNNPKEFEFNSENNESSSSKLWIIPIILISVISLGLIGIFIYRRKIKRYNS; this comes from the coding sequence ATGAAAAATACCATTTTTAAAGTTTTACCAATTTTAGTATTTTCAAGTTCAATTTTTTTTAATTTATCAGCGATTGTTGAACCAAATTATATAAAAAAAGATCAATGAGATACTGAATATTTACCAGTAAATAATACATTTAATGTTGAACAAGAATATGATGTTGATATAGCTTTGAATGAATCAAATAAAGGCAAATGAGAAATTGAAATCTTTGCAAACACCTATTATGCTGTTGAATTGAGTAACCGAGTAAAAACAGTGATTAAATTAGATGATAGTTGATTTAGTAGATATGAATTTATTTTAAATAAATATGATACAACGGGTTATAATAGATATTCTAGACAGTTAATTAAAATGAAGGACGGGACTTATTCCTTAAATAAAACACTCGGTGGAATAGGTAGTTATAACAATTTTGCACATCATTTTAATAATATAAATTTTGAAAAAAGTATCAATGAAGATATTTTTTTCACAGTTTTAGATGTAAATATTCAAAATAAAGATTATTCAAAAAAATACAATATATTCTTAAATACTAATTCAAAAAAGGGAGTCAAGCAAAAATTAATTGATTTTTTTAAAAATTTAAAAAATTCTAAAAATGAAAATTGAGACTTAAATAATTTTAAACTAAATGACTTCAAACTTTATTTTGAGTATACAGTTCAAAATAACAAAATTATTAAAATTAAAACAATTGCTTCTGGTAATTATTCGGCAAGAGAAGAAAATATTACCAAAAACGAAAAAATTGATAAATTAAATAAATATTTAGCTAATATTTCAAATTCTTTTGAGTCTAATTTTAAAAATAAATTCTCAATTCTAACAGATACAGGAGCTGAAAAAGGTATTAATGCTCCTGCGCCTAAAGAACAAAATCCTCCAAATAATAATTTAAAATCAAATAAAACTTATTTCCATAATTTGGTTAATGAATGGTTTGACAAAGTTAAGACTCAAAACGATAATAGTTATAAGGCTAGTTTTTGATACAATTATGATTCTTTTGGTAATCCTACAAGAGCTTATATTAAGTTTACACACCCAATTGATGGTCAAATTTGACAATATGAACTTTCTAACAATATAAAAACTGAATGAGTTCCAACTGAATATTTTAGAAAAAAAGAATTTAGTGATCGATTAAAATTTATACCATCACAAATTTATAAATACTCTGACTCTTATAAAGGTTTATACCGCGAATTGGATCAAAAAAAGGATATTACTGATCAAGATGAAGAAGCAAAAAAATTAAAAGAAGAATCTTCAAAACAACCAAAACAAAACGACAAAAATCTAACCTATGGAGGCAAGTTTGAATTTTTAGGAGATGTTAAGGTTCAATTTGCCGGAAATAAAGAAGAATCAGAAATAATGTATATAAATGATAAGCCTGTTGATGTTCTTAATTCAAATTTTGAAGCTATTTTGCAAGATTTACGTCTAGAAGATAAGGAAAACGGTGGGATAAATACTTATAAAATTGAAATAAAAAAATTTAAAAGAGATAACAACACAAAAGAAAACAAAGAGGTTGAAAAAACTTATCGTGTTGATATCGTTATTAAATCAATTACAAGTGTTTTAGAAGGAAAATGATTTGCTTGAGATCCAGAAAGAAACAAAGAACAAAAAGAATTAATAAGTCCAACAATGCTTGATGCTAACGGAAATGAAGTAAAAGATAGTGATAATAATCCAATTCAAAATCCAAATTATGACCCTTTTATTGATCCAAAAACTGGAACTAAAAAACAATTAATTTGAGTTAATTTTGATAACAATTTGTTTGATAATTCCATATTTTATCCTGATAATTCTTTAATTCAAACAGGCTTTATTGCTGAAGCTAGCGTTGTTGGCAAAGGGATAAATTTAGTTTTTGCTAAAAATTTTGAGAATGATAAAGCTTTAATTAAAAGGTATGCAATTGATAAAAATCAAACAAATAAATTTGTTCTTGGAAATAATGTAACGTATTTTTCTTCTAATTCTACAAATTCTCAGGGCGAGGAAATTAATATTTACAATAACCAAAATAATTATTTTTCAAAAGAAGGACTGTGATTATATAGAACAGGATTCAAACAAGACAACAATGGTAACAAAGGGCAAAACGGATTTAAAATTTTTTTAATTGGTGATAACGACAATAAAAAATTATTTACTGATTTAATTGATAATTCGGCATTTATTCCTTTTTGATCAAGTCCGGCGGGTCAAAATTTGTCAACTTATTTAAGATTGGTAAGGAAATTTAGCCAAGAAAAAATTAATAAATTATCTTATGAAGCTATCATGAGCTATTGAAAAAGTTTTATTAATTACAAATTAGATCAAGGCAAAATTATTGATCCAGTTCAAGATGAATTAGAAAAAAAATTAGATAATGCTATCGAAGAATATTTGAAAAAGAATCAACCTAATGTTAATCAAAAAATTAACCTTGATTTAGATCTTGGAAAATTAAATGACGTTTTATCAGAAAATCAAAAATCAGCGCTAAATATTAGTAATGGTTCTAATAAAGCCCGGGTAGAATTTGAATTAAAATCAAATCATGATAATAAATATATTTTCGAGTTAAGTAAATCACAAGATTTAAATTGAAATAGAAATTTTCAATTTTTAAATCCTAAGCTCGAAAGTGTAATTCAAAAAGAAAAAAACGGAAAAACTGAAATTAATTTGCACGAAAGTATTGAAAAAGGTATTGAAGAATTATTAAAGGAAAATCCAAATATAAGTAAAAAACAATTACAAGATTTAATTCCAAGTAAATTAAGTCAATGGGTTAATAATTCAAATATTTATTCAATTTTTAAGCTTAAAGATAATTCAAAATTTGAAATAGAATTTGGAACTTTTGATGAAAATTTATATCTAAGCAAAAATAAATTTGAATTTGATCTGGACTCCTTGCAAGAAAAAGCAATAGAAAATCAAAATATTTTTGACCAGTTACCTGAAAAAATAATAAATTTAAAAGGAATAACTGATAGTGAAAAAGCAGTTGAGTATATAAAAAATCAAATTAAAGATTTGTCAAATAGCAAACTGGTTTTTAATAAAGATTTTAGATTTAGTTCGATTGACCCATTATTAAAAAATGAAGAAATTTTCAGACCACAAAATGGAAATCCAAATAATTTAGAGTTTGCCCGCTGAATTAAATTAGGGCTTGAAGGAATAAAACTGCCAGGGTTTGCGAAGTTAAAAATTGTAAATGTTGTCGCTAATAATAGAATTCCAAAAATGAATGATTTATCTTCAATTAATTTAGGTACTATTAAAATTGATAGCGAAAATCAAGAAGAAATAGCTAAACAAATAATAGACGGCTTAAATAATCAACTCGAAAAATATAATTTAAATCTAAAGGACTATTTTAAAGAATTAAATTTAACAAATCTGCTAAATACTATTAAGCACAATAAATTATCTAATTTTACACTAGAACCAAATAATTTTTTAACTACTGGAAATTTAAAATTCAATGTGGATAATTTTAAATTTGATTTGAATAATCCAAAAGAATTTGAATTTAATTCTGAAAATAACGAATCATCAAGCTCAAAATTATGAATTATACCGATAATTTTAATTTCAGTTATAAGTTTAGGACTTATTGGAATTTTTATTTATCGTAGAAAAATCAAAAGATATAATAGCTAA